From the genome of Vicia villosa cultivar HV-30 ecotype Madison, WI linkage group LG2, Vvil1.0, whole genome shotgun sequence, one region includes:
- the LOC131650879 gene encoding protein MAIN-LIKE 1-like: MAGSQALAARLRQGRKTQTASARRERAAQQAMIRGRGQLRVLVQMDDSPAGSSFASRSRMSRASSSREEEERATIKSVNHGQKIFDLFQPQAQWFNDVVGGSELGGLCMIGYSNSIHKMYGAIAERWQKETSSFHFPVGELTITLHDLACLLHLPIIGSLLDHSQIQMVKAIEWMVDYLGMDPNMADYECRATRGAHIRFSSLKEL, from the exons ATGGCAGGCAGCCAGGCACTGGCCGCTCGACTTAGACAGGGTAGGAAGACACAAACAGCCTCAGCTCGGCGCGAGAGAGCTGCACAGCAAGCAATGATTCGAGGACGGGGTCAACTCCGAGTACTAGTCCAAATGGATGACTCGCCTGCAGGATCTTCATTTGCATCGAGGAGTCGGATGTCTCGGGCGTCTTCCTCTCGTGAGGAGGAG GAACGGGCGACCATAAAATCCGTGAACCATGGGCAGAAAATATTTGATCTGTTTCAACCACAGGCTCAGTGGTTTAATGACGTTGTAGGTGGTTCTGAGCTTGGCGGGTTATGCATGATTGGATATAGTAACAGCATCCACAAGATGTATGGGGCAATTGCTGAAAGGTGGCAAAAAGAGACTTCGTCTTTCCACTTTCctgttggggagttgacgatcaccctaCATGACCTGGCATGTCTTCTCCATCTGCCTATCATAGGGAGTTTATTGGACCATTCTCAGATACAAATGGTTAAGGCCATAGAGTGGATGGTGGATTATCTAGGTATGGACCCAAATATGGCGGATTATGAGTGCAGAGCGACGAGAGGGGCCCATATCCGGTTCTCCAGCTTGAAAGAGCTTTAA
- the LOC131647673 gene encoding kunitz-type trypsin inhibitor-like 1 protein has protein sequence MNPLSSLTLSFFLFTFIINLPSNIAAPSQVVDSNGNPLTYGNQYFIFPASDNPSIGAPTLNKISDSECPLTVLQNNAKLGIPVKFTAAESTTGNILTGTDLEIEFTEKPSCAERSQWMVFVDNTTQLSCIGIGGPGNYRGVKTTCGKFLIAKHGSGGVYRLGFCLDNDGDCGYLGLKDFGGEEGGFRFIVTVTDAYSVVFVPAASVKSVAGVEISNI, from the coding sequence ATGAATCCCCTTTCGTCTCTCACCCTTTCCTTCTTCCTCTTCactttcatcatcaatcttccatCAAACATTGCTGCACCTTCTCAAGTTGTGGACTCAAACGGTAACCCCCTTACCTATGGCAACCAATACTTCATTTTCCCAGCAAGTGATAACCCTAGTATCGGAGCACCAACCCTAAACAAAATCTCTGATTCTGAATGTCCACTAACCGTCCTACAAAACAACGCCAAACTAGGAATACCAGTCAAGTTCACCGCAGCAGAAAGCACCACCGGTAACATCTTAACCGGTACTGATCTCGAGATTGAGTTCACTGAGAAACCTAGCTGTGCTGAAAGATCCCAATGGATGGTGTTTGTTGATAACACCACTCAACTGAGCTGTATTGGTATTGGTGGTCCTGGAAACTATCGTGGTGTTAAAACGACATGTGGAAAGTTTTTGATAGCGAAACATGGCTCTGGCGGTGTTTATAGGCTTGGGTTTTGTTTGGACAATGATGGTGATTGTGGTTATCTTGGACTGAAAGATTTTGGTGGTGAAGAAGGTGGATTCCGTTTCATTGTGACTGTAACTGACGCTTATTCTGTTGTGTTTGTTCCTGCTGCTTCTGTGAAATCTGTTGCAGGTGTTGAAATTAGTAACATTTAG
- the LOC131647674 gene encoding kunitz-type trypsin inhibitor-like 1 protein — translation MNPLSSLTLSFLLFTFITNLPSNTAAPTQVIDINGNPLIHGNQYFIFPATRKPGTGGLTLNKISDSECPLTVLQNNANKLGIPVKFTIPESTTGNILTGTDLDIEFTEKPSCAESSKWSVFVDNATQLNYVGIGGPENYHGVETIGGKFLIAKFGTAAIYRLGFCLDNDGDCGYLGLKAFGGEGGSRLIMTVTDPYFVVFVDAASVKSVAGGEISNI, via the coding sequence ATGAATCCCCTCTCATCTCTCACCCTTTCCTTCCTCCTCTTCACTTTCATCACCAATCTTCCATCAAACACCGCTGCACCTACTCAGGTTATAGACATTAACGGTAACCCCCTTATCCATGGTAACCAATACTTCATTTTTCCAGCAACTCGCAAACCCGGTACCGGAGGACTAACCCTAAACAAAATCTCTGATTCTGAATGTCCACTAACCGTCCTACAAAACAATGCTAATAAACTAGGCATCCCTGTCAAATTCACCATACCAGAAAGCACAACTGGTAACATCTTAACAGGTACTGATCTTGATATTGAGTTTACTGAGAAACCTAGCTGTGCTGAATCATCTAAATGGTCGGTGTTTGTTGATAACGCTACTCAACTGAACTATGTTGGTATTGGTGGTCCTGAAAACTACCACGGTGTTGAAACGATTGGTGGGAAGTTTTTGATAGCGAAATTTGGAACTGCAGCTATTTACAGGCTTGGGTTTTGTTTGGATAATGATGGTGATTGTGGTTATCTTGGACTGAAAGCTTTTGGTGGTGAAGGGGGGTCGCGTTTGATTATGACTGTAACTGATCCTtattttgttgtgtttgttgatgcTGCTTCTGTGAAATCTGTTGCAGGTGGTGAAATTAGTAACATTTAG